Genomic window (Gadus chalcogrammus isolate NIFS_2021 chromosome 3, NIFS_Gcha_1.0, whole genome shotgun sequence):
GCCTACCTGCACCCGCGGCCCTGGACCCCCGGCTCTGTTATCCTGGAGCAGAGGGCCACTGGGAGCGGCAAGGCCAGCATCTTCCAGCTAGGGGAGACCGAGTACCTGTCCATGCTGCTGGGGGCCCGGGCAGTAGGGGCCCTGCTCTGTGACAGACTTGGGGTACGCAGGTGTGCGTTGGTCACCAGgccacagaccaacacacaagcacaggtaAAAACTCCTTTTAACCTCATCTGGTCTACTCAATGGTTTGCTCATTCATTTTTGTACTATGGGTTTGTTTATtagcttcttctttttttactgTCATCACTTCTCTGTCCATTCTGTCACTTAATTCTTCTTTTAAGTTAGAAAACTATccagaataaaataaatcaggAGGAAGAAATAGTACATTCTAATGAAATTGCCCAATTAAGTTGGAATGAATATATGCATGTTTGGGTCCACAGATTCGTATCCTTCCACTGCACGGCCTTGATGCTGAGTGGCGCCCCCATCTGGCCGCGAAGGAGGAGTACTGCCCCTTTGACCCTGGCTTCTGCACCTCCAAGAGTGGCCCCCGCTGGAGTGACGCCCATCTGGCTGACATCCAAGAAAAGGTCCGGACTGGGCTGCCCTCTCCAGATGCCCCCGCAGACCTCACCTTCCTGGGTGAGGACCCTGGCCACCCAGGACTGTTTTCCCGCATTGTGCGTGGCGAGGAGCCCCAGTGGCGTGTGTGGGAGGACCGTGGCCACGTGGCCTTCCTCACCCCCTTCCCCAACGCCCCCGGGCTCACCGTGGTCGTTCCGCGGCGGCCGCTGACCTCCGACATCTTCCGGTTGGAAAGGGGGGATTACGAGGCTCTGGTGTTGGCAACCCGGCAGGTAGCCGTGCTTGTAGGGGAGGGGCTTGAAGCCAAGGGCGTGGGGCTTATCTTTGAGGGCTTCGAGATCGACTACGCTCACGCCAAGCTGATTCCGCTGCTGCCGTCTCTGTCGGCATTTGGGGAGGGCGATACCCCGTCGGAGCCGCGCCCGGCCCAGTTCCATTCCACGTACCCCGGGTTCGTGACCTCGGAGGACGGGCCCGAGGCGAGCCTGGAGAGTTTGAAGGAGATCCACAACCAAATCACTCAACTTTAACCTCAGCCCCCTCAACAGCTAGAGAACTATTGTGTGCACATGCTCTATGGTGCCGGACTATAGAATTGCTGGGAAAGGATGGTTGCTGGGATCCGGCGGTTCGTGCTGTGAATACCTTTTGATTATGATTGTGACCAATGCATTTAAAACCAGGGAGGAAAAAGATGATACACATCTTGATTCTGAGGAGCTTGTGTACCAATTGTCAAAAACATGTACGCCTTGTATCTGCTACATACATGTGATAGATTATATTATACAATATGCATATTGTTCTAATTTTGACAGAATAATTTTGTACTGTTCTAATAATACTTATTTTGTATCAGACAATGTATTTCAATTTTCTTCTAGATATCCAATGtaaaatttaatttcattgtaTTTCATTGCTATATGTGCCATTAAATGTAAGTAAGCAAAACGTTATTTTTATACTACATTGACGAAATAGCAAAtgaattgtatttatatttactaCACTTCTATATATAGTTGCATAAAAACTATTCTGAATTACAACAAACAATATAAGTCTGTAACCATCGATCATTTCGGTATTCTAGGGTTCATGATTTTAGTTGCATTTGTGCATTGGCTAAGGGTTGGCTAATTTCTGAATTTTAAACTAATTCAAATCAAATTTTATTTATACAATTTTCTTGAAAAATGGCAATGATACAAAAAACTCCACAACCATAACCATACATTAATAagggaagaaaacacaagaaccaAAAATGCGTTAGATTAGAATCAAAGAGACACAATTGGTGGTAGATTTAGAGCAATGTACCCATTTCGTTTTTTTGCCAAGCTAGTGTAATATTCGCTCTATCATATGCGTCCAGCTCCCCTTCCGTTCAGACAAATTTCCACAAGATCTGGTCCGGGTCAGGCCAATCACCGCCATTATCTTATATGGGGCGGGCTTGATACAATAACTTTAGAGAGGAGTGCCCTATGGGATTGCAGTTGAGGCACATAAACAACTAAGATGTCGAATCTTGTGGCCCTAATGTGCCACAAGATTTGTTGCTCGGATCGGTTGGTAGGTCAATCCAATTCCGTAAATAGGCCTTTTCGTCTGCGCCCCTTAATAACTTTTAATAACTGAGGTTCCAGACTTCTGAGAAAGATAAGACAGCTGAACTAAAAAAGTATGTTTTAAGATATGATGATGCTGTTTATAAAGATATTGAAGGCTTATGCTTACAGCTTACAGCTTATGCTTTATAATTTTATTAATTGCACTTGAGCAAAAGTTCCCTACTGGGGGTTAATAAAGAACATCACTTTTGTGATCTCATTATTTTATAGAAGGTGCAATGTCCTATTATTACCCTGCTACTAATTGGCCCTTTAACCATAACCGTTAATTAGCATGAGTAATTATTGGCTAAGCTGTTcattaccatcgttcaaacaaGCTATAGCCTGGGGCTAAACCTCTTTCAAAGTTTCAGCCTCAGGCATTTATGAGACTGATACAAAACGCAACAGAACTCTTGGGGGAGGAGTTAGGAGGAGGGGTTTGGCACCATAGCTTCATCTTCAATGGGAGACAGAATGAACATGTTCAAATGGCAGAATGAACATGTTCATTctgaagaggagagggaagaggatgcCCTGTGGACACCAAAGAGGTCCTCCCTTTGGTGCAAATCTCCCTGCCCCGTTCTTGTTCAGACAGGGGAATGAACAAGTGGAATTTATAGGAAGTGTATTCCGTGTCGGGTTGATTCTAATAAAGGAAACAGATTCCAAAGGAAGTCGATCTGGGATGAAGTTTACAATACGGGAGTGTATCCCCGAGAAATGGATCCCAGGTGAAATAGAGCCCAGAGGAAGTTCATCATGGAGGAAGTGGACCCCAGAGCAAGTGAATTGTAGGCTCAGTGGATCCCAGAGGAGGTGGATCCAAAGGTGCTCCCTCAGACCTTGATATCATGTGGTGTCTGCGCGGCTGCCCGCCGCCGGCAGcaccagccgccgccgccgccgccgttgtCCTTCATGTCCATCTTGGTGATGTAGAGCAGGGGTTCGACAGTGCTGCTCGCG
Coding sequences:
- the LOC130379386 gene encoding uncharacterized protein LOC130379386 isoform X2, with protein sequence MWLMRCLVRRMSSTRYRNVVWESPELVAYLHPRPWTPGSVILEQRATGSGKASIFQLGETEYLSMLLGARAVGALLCDRLGVRRCALVTRPQTNTQAQIRILPLHGLDAEWRPHLAAKEEYCPFDPGFCTSKSGPRWSDAHLADIQEKVRTGLPSPDAPADLTFLGEDPGHPGLFSRIVRGEEPQWRVWEDRGHVAFLTPFPNAPGLTVVVPRRPLTSDIFRLERGDYEALVLATRQVAVLVGEGLEAKGVGLIFEGFEIDYAHAKLIPLLPSLSAFGEGDTPSEPRPAQFHSTYPGFVTSEDGPEASLESLKEIHNQITQL
- the LOC130379386 gene encoding uncharacterized protein LOC130379386 isoform X1; this encodes MIQTISAIIVTLIAVYTYCTFLYEPGVALRMSSTRYRNVVWESPELVAYLHPRPWTPGSVILEQRATGSGKASIFQLGETEYLSMLLGARAVGALLCDRLGVRRCALVTRPQTNTQAQIRILPLHGLDAEWRPHLAAKEEYCPFDPGFCTSKSGPRWSDAHLADIQEKVRTGLPSPDAPADLTFLGEDPGHPGLFSRIVRGEEPQWRVWEDRGHVAFLTPFPNAPGLTVVVPRRPLTSDIFRLERGDYEALVLATRQVAVLVGEGLEAKGVGLIFEGFEIDYAHAKLIPLLPSLSAFGEGDTPSEPRPAQFHSTYPGFVTSEDGPEASLESLKEIHNQITQL